The sequence below is a genomic window from Halococcus saccharolyticus DSM 5350.
CCGACGCCGACACCCACACCGACGCCAACGGCGTCACCGACACCGACGAGCGATGCGACGGCCACGACCGATCGATCCACCGCAACGACGGACGCCGGGACGACTGGAGCCACCAACACCGGCGAGAGCGAGGGATGGGTCAGTCGCGTCGATGGCCCGGGATTCGGCGTGGTCGCAGCCCTCGCCGCCATCGGCGGCGTCGCTGCCCGCCTGCTTTCGAAACGCGAGTAAGGGAACCGTTCAGCCCGATCCGTTCGCGGTGTTGGTGTTACCGACTGTTTCTCTCGACGCGACGGTGACGTTTTCGAGCGCGAGTCGTCCCTCACCGCCGGCCCGGACCGCGCGGAACTCGACGTTCGACTCCATCCGATCGAGCGAGAACTCGACCGTCACGTTCTCGGTCCCGTCGGTGTTCGTCACGGTCTCGTTGGCGACTTGACGGGGCGTGACGCCCGCAGCGACTTCGAGGTTCGCGACGGGCTGTGAGCTCTCGCTGGTCGCGTTGACCCGGAACGTCGCGGTGTACTCACCGGGCGGGAGCATCGTCCCTGGTCCGTACCAGTAGTAGATGCCCTCCGCACCGCCCGAACCGACCAGCTTGCCGTCGATGGTCAGCGCGTCGTTCGGGATGAAGTCGTTCGGCTCGTAGGTGCGCGGCTCGACGGCGTACGAGCCGGAGAGTCCCGACGGTGAGCCGTTGTAGCCCCGTCTGAACACCCAGACCTCGTCCTCGTAGTACTGGAGACCGTAGGTGGTACCGAACTGGTCGAGGTAGATCTGGCGGATCGGTTGTGCCCACTCGATCCGCTGGGTTTCGAGTTGGGTGTCGAGCAGGATGTACTCGGGCTGTGGCCGCTCGTTCGCACGCTGGTACCGATAGAACAGCGTCCGGTTCGCGGTGAACGTCGCGTTCTCGCGGTCGGCGACGTGAGGGAAGACGTCGTTCTGGGTGAGTACGGAGGCGTTCGCGGGGATCGCTTCGATCCCCTCGTGGAGGGTTTCGGTGTGGTCGTTCGTCGTCGGTACCGCGTTCTTCTGGGCGGCCATCCCCACGCCGACCACGAGGTTGGCGACGAGCACGAGGACGAGCAAGCCGGAGAGAACTGTCCGCGCCGACGCCCGGACATCCTCTCGCTCGATCGTGGCGTCGAGGTCAAGCCACGCGAGGACGCGCACTGCGCCAATGTAGACGAACGGCAGGAGATAGAGCGGGTAGTGCGCCCCGAAGGTGTAGTAGACGTCCCGCCCCGCGAACACCCACGCGAACCCGAAGAAGGGGACGAGTGCGCCGAGCGAGACCTCGTCGACCGCCGCGACGAACAGCACGGGAATCAACAACAATACGAGAAACGTCGCCTTGTCGAGGACGTCGACCGCGATCGAGTCGATGATGAGCGTCGGGTTAGCGAGCACGATCTCGATCAGCCGGCCGAGACCGACCCGTGATCCCTCGACGTACGCCTGTAGTGGGGCCGCGATGACGTCGGTCGGCAGCCCCGAAGTATCGCTATACTGGCCGATCGCCCAGTTCGCGATCGTGCGGGCGACGACGAGGATTCCGATCGCGACGCCGAACACCCACGCTTCCGCTCGGAGTCGACCGCCGCGATAGGATGCGACCGCAAGACCCACGAGAAAGCCCCCAGCCAACAGCGTCACGAACTCGTTGGTGAACAGCGATAGCGTGAGAAAGGCAAGGAAGGCGACGTAACGCCGCTGGGCGTAGGTGTAGTACGCCGCGAACAGCAGGAGTGGCAACAGAATCTGTTCCTGAAAGTCGAACAGCCACGCCGACCAGAGGAACGGGTTGAGTGCGTACGAGGCGGTCAGCAACCCCGCGATCCGATCAGAGTCGAGGTGTTCTCGTGCGAGCACCCAGAGCATCGGGACGCTCGCCGCGAGCAGGGCCGATTTGATGACGAGCAGCGTGTACGGCGACGGGAACAGGGCGTAGATCGGGAGGAAGGCGAGCAGCGTCGCGGTGAAGTGGCCACCCCAGTAGGAGCTCTCCGGGCCGCGGACGGTGAACTTCCCCTGTTCGAGGAAGCCGCTGCCGTCAAGCGTGGTTTCGAACATGTGGACGTAGCTGCCGAAGTCCGCGCCAGTGAGCCAGAAGCTCCGGTAGAGCAGCGACAGGTAGATCGAGAAGCCGATGAACAGCGCGAGCGCGAGTCCGAGCACGTACCACGTCGGGTCGCCACGCTCGGGGAGGTACGCACGCGCGGTCTCGCCGAGCCGGTCGGCAGTGCTCATCCGTCACCCCCCGCCGGAATCGTGGTCGCCGTCGTGTCGGCAGCGAGCCGACTGGCGTTCGCGCCGGCATCCGGCGATTCGTAGTTCACTCGAACGCCGTCGAACGTCACTCGTCCCTCTCCCTGACGGATACCGCGGAACTCGACGTCAGTCACGGTCTCGTCGACCGTGAACTGCATCGTGACGTTCTGTTGGCCCGGCTGTGGCGTCACGTCCTCGCTCGCGACGATCTCGTGATCGCTTCCGACCGCGACGTCGGCTCGCAGCACCGGATCGGCGTTCCCGTCGGTGGCGTTGATTCGGAAGGTCGCCGTGTAGGTCCCCGGCGTCAGGATGTCGTACGGCCCGAACCAGATGTAATCGCCGGAGGAGCCGTTGGTGCTGACGATCCGGCCGTTGCGCTCCGTTCCGGTTCCCGTAGCGAAGTCAGCGGGGGCGTACTGACGTGCTCCGGGTTCCTCGCTCGTGATCCCGCGCACCGGGCCGTCGTAGCCCTGTCTGAAGACCTGGATGCCGTCCTCGTAGCGGTAAAGGCCGTACTCGGAGCCCAGACGGTCGGCGTAGGTCCGCTGGACGGTGCGTGCCCACGGCGCGTTCGGGTTGAGCTGGCTGTCGATCAGGATGTACTCGGGCGTGACCGGTCCGTATTCACGCTCGTACGCGCTGAAGGTCCCCTGACTCACGATGAACCCCGCGTTCTCGCGGGTGGCGACGTGCGGGTAGATGTCGTTCTGGGCGATCAACGAGGCGTTCGGTGGAATCGAATCGATCGCCGCGTCGAGGGTTTCGCTGTGGTCCGGCTGTGCGTCGGGCGGGCGGGCGAGATGGCCACCACCCGAGGCCACGCCGGCCACGAGACTCGCGACGAGCACGAACGCGACGAGCACCGAGAACACCGCCCGTGACGGCGTTTCGATCGGTCCGAACCGTGCCGACAGCCGATCGAGTGCGCCCATCGTGCCGACGTAGACGAACGGCAGGAGATACAGCGGGTAATGCGCGCCGAACTGGTAGTAGACCGCCTTCGCCTCACCGGTGAACACCCACGCAAAACCCAAAAACGGGAGGAGCGCGAACAGCGATCGCTCGTCGAACAGTGCGAGGAACGCGACCGGCAGCATGAACGCAGCGAAAAAGACTGCCTTCTGCTCGACTGCGAACGTCGTCGAGTCGATCAGAAGGACGGGATTCGCGAGGACGACACCGAGGAGATCGATCAGCGAGACCCGCGCGGACTCGATGAACGGCTGGAGCGGCTCCGCCACCACGTACGACGGTAGTCCGCCGAACTCGCTGTAGTAGCTCATGACCCTCGTCGAGACGAAGCGCGCGATTCCCACGAGAACGAACGCCCCCACGAGTGCGGGTGCGCGCTCGCGCAGCCGCCCCGCTCGGGCCGCCGCGACGACCAAGCCGCCGACGAACCCCACCGTGACGAAGATCACGAACTCGTTGGTGAACAGCACGGCGGCGAGGAAGCCGAGGAAGACGAGATGGTGGTCCTTCCGGTAGGCGTAGTACGCAGCGAACAGCAACGGTGGAATCAGTATCTGTTCCTGGAAATCGAACGACCACGCCGACCAGAGGAACGGGTTGAACGCGTACGAGAGCGTCACGACGCCCGCGAGCCGGTCGGAGTCGAGGACCTCACGCGCGAGCAGCCAGCAGAGGACGACGCTCGACGCGAGCACGAACGACTTGGCGACCAGCAGCGTGTAGACGGAGGGAACGAGCGCGAACAGCGGCAGGAACAGGAGAAGAGTGAGCGAGAAGTGGGCCCCCCAGTACGAGCCGGTCGGCTGGCTCACACGATACTTCCCGTGGAGAAGCCAACCCTCACCGTCGAGCGTGCTCGCGAACATGTGGGTGTACGCACCGAGATCGGCCCCAGTCGAGCCAAAGCGCGCGTGAACGATCGAGGTGTAGATCGAAAAGCCGACGAACAGCACGAACGCGAGCCCCACCACGTACCACGTTGGATCACCGCGATCGGGGAGCATATCGAGCACTCTGTCGGTGGCGGAGTCGGACGACTCGGCCGTACCGACGGCTTCGCTGAGCCTACTCACGCTTGCCCTCGCCCGAGAGTGAGAGCATCTGTTTGATTTTCTCGAACGACAGCGAGGAGTCCTCGGACGCCCAGACCCATTTCTCGCTCGCGCCGAATCCCCAGATCACGCCGACGCCGATCCGAAGGATGTTCGAAATCGCCGGCTCGATTCCGATGAGCTCGACAAAGACGAACAGCGAGACGAGGCCGATACCGACCCCGACGACGCGTGTCGCGCCGTACTTCACCGCGCGCCAAAGCCACTGGCCGAAGCCCGCCGTGCCGTTCTCACGCCACGTCCAACTGTCGTTCATGATGTAGTTGGCAAAGATACTTACAGCGCTGCCGAGCAGTCCGGCGATAACGTATGGAACGATATCGACCGTGAGCAAGAACACCCCTTGATTGATCGCGATACCCATGACCCCAACGATGAGGTATTTGACGAGCCGCTTGTTCTGTGGGTGGAACAGGGATCGCTCACGAACGGAATCGAGAACGCTCATACGCGCACCTCCGTTCGGGTCGTACCGGCCTGAGCGGTCGGCGGCGACGTGAGCAGGTCCTTGAGCCGCGGATAGATCTCGTCGAAACCGTGTGTCTCCCCCTCCTCACGCGCGCGCTGACAGCGCTCGTCGTAGCCATCGTCGTGCCGCCATCCGGCGTGGAGGAGCTCGATGGCGTGGGCCATCCCGCGGGGTGTCTCCGCCTGAAGGATGGCCTCGTTCTCGCGGACGTGGGTCGCGAGCGGCGTCGTCACCACGGGAGTGCCCGACGCGCAGGCCTCGTTGATCACCATGCTGTCGGTGTCGACCCGCGCCGGGTGGAGGACGACGTGGGCGCGGGCGTAGGCGTCGGCGAGCTCGTCCTCGTCGAGGAAGCCGAGTCCCTCGACCGCTCCGGCACCGTCGCCGGTCGTCACGACCCGGATTTCGGGCGAGAGGCGTTCTGCCACCGTCTGGATCGTGTCCCACCCCTTCTCCTGGATGTGGGCGGCGGTCGTCAGTACGGTGAACTCCTCGGCGCGGTCCTGTCTGTCGGGGCGGAACCGTTCGACATCGACGAAGTTCGGGATGTGGATCGTGTTCGGGTGAGGCGAATCGTAGGCCGGCGTCACGGTGTGGACCGCGTCGAACCGACCGAGATCGCGCTCGCCGATTGCCCGATAGAGGAGCTTTGTCGCGGTAGGAACGACCCCGTAGTGGGACTCGAACAGTTTTCGTGAGACGAACGCCCACGAGTGGATGCCGGCAATGCGGGTCCCGCCACCGGAGAAGAACACCTCCGAGAGCGGGTTGTAGAAGACGTACGCGGTGTCGAACCCGGAGAGATCGTGGTGCCACGCCTCTCGATAGGGGACTTCCGGGTGAAGGACGTCACGAACGTCGACGCGGCGCTCGCCGCCAGGGGCGTACGGCAGCGCGCGGATCACGACGTCGACCCCGTCGGCCGCGAGTCGGTTCGCGAGCGCGGTGACCCACTTCTCGCCGCCGCGGTAGTGCTCGACCGAGAGATGGGGGCACAGAGCGATGCGCGTCCCAGCCATGACTATACAGTGGCGAGATCGTCGTTTGCAGTCGTTTCAGGCGATGTCGGGGACGAAGAGCGAACGGAGAAGCCGGTGTCGCGTGGAGGAACAGTCATTGACCGAACCGATTGGCCGAAGCCAATTAAACATACCTATCGTTACCCGCTCGGGCCGCCGTCCGGGGTGAGCGCCCGTCCGAGCGACCGGCCGACGCCCGAACGGCCGCCGATTTCATCGATTGGCTGGGTCGTGGTTTGCCATCCGGTGGCGACGCCGCTCCGATGTATAGTAAGATAAATCCCCGCCCGAGCGGTTCGGTCCGACAATGAAGACGCTGCTGCTCACCATCGACGCGTGGCGCGCCTCGCACGCCTCGTTCATGCCCGATCCGGCGGGCGATCACACGCCAAACCTCGCGCGGCTCGCAGAGGACGGCGTCGTGTTCACCGAAGGCGTAAGCCACGGCCCCGCGACGCCGTACGCCTTTCCATCCGTGTTCACCTCGACGCTCCCGCTCGATCATGGCGGGTACGAGCATCTGAGCGAGGACCGGACTCTCGTGAGCGAGGCACTCGACCGAGCGGGCTGGCGGTCGGTCGGCGTCCACGCCAACCCGTGGCTCGGCGAGAAGTACGGCTACGCCCGGGGGTACACCGACTACCGCGACGTCGGCGAGTTCGGTCTCCCGGGTCTCGAACGCGGCCGGCAGTTCCTGCTCAACAACTTCTCGCTCGATCATCCCGTCTATCGCGCCGCGCAGTACGTCTATCGCTACGCCCAGAAACCACTTCGTACAGTCACGGGCGACGCCGCCGAAATCGAGATCGCGCGCGAGGCGCTCGAAGACGCCGACGACGACACGTTCGTCTGGACCCATCTGCTCGAACCCCACGCCCCCTACACCCCGCCGAAACGCCACCGCGAGGCGGTCGGCGTGCCAGAAATCGAGGATAGCCCCGCACAGCTCGTGACGCGCGCCCAGCACGAACCCGAATCGTTCACCGAACGCGAGCGCCGGGTCGTCCGGGGACTGTACGCTGCATCGGTCCGTCACGCCGACGAGAAGGCAGGCAAACTTCTCCGGAGTGTGGACGACGACACACTCGTGATCGTGACCGCCGATCACGGCGAGGCGCTGTTCGAGCACGGGCAGGTCGGCCACGAGCCGAACCTTCACGACGAGCTGGTCCACGTCCCGTTCTTGGTCCGGCCACCGGCTGGCGCGGAGACGAGTATCGGCACCGTCGACACACAGGTGCGCCACATCGACATCGCACCGACGATCCTCGACTACGCCGGTGTCGATGCCCCGACAAGCTACCGAGGCCGATCACTCCGACCGGCGATCGAAGGCGACGACCTCGACGACGAACTCGTGATCAGCGAGGTCGCCTCGACCCCGACCGAGCCGGGTCGGCTCGCACCGGACGCGCTCCAAGTCGCGGTCCGAACGCCGGAACGGAAGCTGATCTACACTAACGACGGGATCGAGGGGTTCGATCGTCGGGACGATCCCG
It includes:
- a CDS encoding DUF2079 domain-containing protein, with protein sequence MSTADRLGETARAYLPERGDPTWYVLGLALALFIGFSIYLSLLYRSFWLTGADFGSYVHMFETTLDGSGFLEQGKFTVRGPESSYWGGHFTATLLAFLPIYALFPSPYTLLVIKSALLAASVPMLWVLAREHLDSDRIAGLLTASYALNPFLWSAWLFDFQEQILLPLLLFAAYYTYAQRRYVAFLAFLTLSLFTNEFVTLLAGGFLVGLAVASYRGGRLRAEAWVFGVAIGILVVARTIANWAIGQYSDTSGLPTDVIAAPLQAYVEGSRVGLGRLIEIVLANPTLIIDSIAVDVLDKATFLVLLLIPVLFVAAVDEVSLGALVPFFGFAWVFAGRDVYYTFGAHYPLYLLPFVYIGAVRVLAWLDLDATIEREDVRASARTVLSGLLVLVLVANLVVGVGMAAQKNAVPTTNDHTETLHEGIEAIPANASVLTQNDVFPHVADRENATFTANRTLFYRYQRANERPQPEYILLDTQLETQRIEWAQPIRQIYLDQFGTTYGLQYYEDEVWVFRRGYNGSPSGLSGSYAVEPRTYEPNDFIPNDALTIDGKLVGSGGAEGIYYWYGPGTMLPPGEYTATFRVNATSESSQPVANLEVAAGVTPRQVANETVTNTDGTENVTVEFSLDRMESNVEFRAVRAGGEGRLALENVTVASRETVGNTNTANGSG
- a CDS encoding DUF2079 domain-containing protein, encoding MSRLSEAVGTAESSDSATDRVLDMLPDRGDPTWYVVGLAFVLFVGFSIYTSIVHARFGSTGADLGAYTHMFASTLDGEGWLLHGKYRVSQPTGSYWGAHFSLTLLLFLPLFALVPSVYTLLVAKSFVLASSVVLCWLLAREVLDSDRLAGVVTLSYAFNPFLWSAWSFDFQEQILIPPLLFAAYYAYRKDHHLVFLGFLAAVLFTNEFVIFVTVGFVGGLVVAAARAGRLRERAPALVGAFVLVGIARFVSTRVMSYYSEFGGLPSYVVAEPLQPFIESARVSLIDLLGVVLANPVLLIDSTTFAVEQKAVFFAAFMLPVAFLALFDERSLFALLPFLGFAWVFTGEAKAVYYQFGAHYPLYLLPFVYVGTMGALDRLSARFGPIETPSRAVFSVLVAFVLVASLVAGVASGGGHLARPPDAQPDHSETLDAAIDSIPPNASLIAQNDIYPHVATRENAGFIVSQGTFSAYEREYGPVTPEYILIDSQLNPNAPWARTVQRTYADRLGSEYGLYRYEDGIQVFRQGYDGPVRGITSEEPGARQYAPADFATGTGTERNGRIVSTNGSSGDYIWFGPYDILTPGTYTATFRINATDGNADPVLRADVAVGSDHEIVASEDVTPQPGQQNVTMQFTVDETVTDVEFRGIRQGEGRVTFDGVRVNYESPDAGANASRLAADTTATTIPAGGDG
- a CDS encoding GtrA family protein — encoded protein: MSVLDSVRERSLFHPQNKRLVKYLIVGVMGIAINQGVFLLTVDIVPYVIAGLLGSAVSIFANYIMNDSWTWRENGTAGFGQWLWRAVKYGATRVVGVGIGLVSLFVFVELIGIEPAISNILRIGVGVIWGFGASEKWVWASEDSSLSFEKIKQMLSLSGEGKRE
- a CDS encoding glycosyltransferase family 4 protein, with amino-acid sequence MAGTRIALCPHLSVEHYRGGEKWVTALANRLAADGVDVVIRALPYAPGGERRVDVRDVLHPEVPYREAWHHDLSGFDTAYVFYNPLSEVFFSGGGTRIAGIHSWAFVSRKLFESHYGVVPTATKLLYRAIGERDLGRFDAVHTVTPAYDSPHPNTIHIPNFVDVERFRPDRQDRAEEFTVLTTAAHIQEKGWDTIQTVAERLSPEIRVVTTGDGAGAVEGLGFLDEDELADAYARAHVVLHPARVDTDSMVINEACASGTPVVTTPLATHVRENEAILQAETPRGMAHAIELLHAGWRHDDGYDERCQRAREEGETHGFDEIYPRLKDLLTSPPTAQAGTTRTEVRV
- a CDS encoding sulfatase, with the translated sequence MKTLLLTIDAWRASHASFMPDPAGDHTPNLARLAEDGVVFTEGVSHGPATPYAFPSVFTSTLPLDHGGYEHLSEDRTLVSEALDRAGWRSVGVHANPWLGEKYGYARGYTDYRDVGEFGLPGLERGRQFLLNNFSLDHPVYRAAQYVYRYAQKPLRTVTGDAAEIEIAREALEDADDDTFVWTHLLEPHAPYTPPKRHREAVGVPEIEDSPAQLVTRAQHEPESFTERERRVVRGLYAASVRHADEKAGKLLRSVDDDTLVIVTADHGEALFEHGQVGHEPNLHDELVHVPFLVRPPAGAETSIGTVDTQVRHIDIAPTILDYAGVDAPTSYRGRSLRPAIEGDDLDDELVISEVASTPTEPGRLAPDALQVAVRTPERKLIYTNDGIEGFDRRDDPGERDPIADPTGEDWDALRAALDDRLAAIEIADSDGVERDEDVQKRLQDLGYLE